The region CCTCGACGACGGTGGTGAGCTGCGCCTGCGAGTGCAGGGCCTTCATCATGTTGTCGCCGATGACCTTGCGCATCCGGGTCATCTTGACGGTCTGGCCGCGCAGCGGGGACACCGCGGCGGCGGCCTTCGGAGCGGCGGCGGCGGGGGCGGGGGCGGCGGCCGACGCGGCGGCAGCGGCCTTCGCGGCCTCCGCCGCGGCGATGACGTCCTGCTTGCGGATCCGCCCGCCGACGCCCGTGCCGCGCACGGAGCCGAGGTTGACGCCGTTCTCGGCGGCGAGCTTGCGGACCAGCGGGGTGACGTACGCGCCGTCGTCACCGGTCGCGGCGGGCGCGGGCGCGGCCGGGGCGACCGGAGCCGGAGCCGGAGCCTGCGCCTGGGCGGGCGCCGGAGCCGGAGCGGCCGGGGCAGGTTCCGGGGCTGCCGGCGCGGGGGCCGGGGGAGCCTCCGGAGCGGGGGCGGGTGCGGCGGGGGCGGGAGCCTCCGGGGCCGGGGCGGGTGCGGCGGGCGCCGGAGCCGCGGCGGGGGCGGCGCCGGCGTCGCCGATCACCGCGAGCCGGGCGCCGACCTCGGCGGTACCGTCCTCCTCGACCAGGATCTCCAGCAAGGTGCCGGCCACGGGCGAGGGGATCTCGGTGTCGACCTTGTCGGTCGAGACCTCCAGCAGCGGCTCGTCGGCCTCGACGCTCTCGCCGACCGCCTTGAGCCAGCGGGTGACCGTGCCCTCGGTCACGCTCTCGCCGAGTGCGGGCAGCACGACATCGGTGCCGGAGGCGCCGGACGAGCCGGCGGTCGCCTCCGCGGTCGGGGCCGGAGCCGGGGCCTCGGTCTCGGTCGACGGAGCGGTCGGGGCCTCCTGGGCGGGCTGGGCCTCGGCCTTGGGCTCCGGCTCGGCCGCCGGGGCGGGGGTCGCGGCGGGTGCGCCGCCGCTGCCGTCGTCGATGATGGCCAGCTCGGCGCCGACCTCGACCGTCTCGTCCTCGGCGACCTTGATGGACGCGAGGGTGCCGGACGCCGGCGAGGGGATCTCGGTGTCGACCTTGTCGGTCGAGACCTCGAGCAGCGGCTCGTCGGCCTCGACGCGCTCACCTTCGGCCTTGAGCCAGCGGGTGACGGTGCCCTCGGTCACGCTCTCGCCGAGCGCCGGCAGGGTTACGGAAACCGCCATGGTTGCGGTTACTCCTCACGATCTGTGCGGATGGGTGGCGTGGTGGAGGGTGGACCTAGTCGTGCGAGTGCAGCGGCTTGCCCGCGAGGGCGAGGTGGGCCTCGCCCATGGCCTCGTTCTGCGTCGGGTGCGCGTGGATGAGCTGCGCGACCTCGGCGGGCAGCGCCTCCCAGTTGTAGATCAGCTGCGCTTCGCCGACCTGCTCGCCCATCCGGTCGCCGACCAGGTGGACGCCCACGACGGCACCGTCGCGGACCTGGACGAGCTTGATCTCGCCCGCGGTCTTGAGGATCTTGCTCTTGCCGTTGCCCGCCAGGTTGTACTTGAGCGTCACGACCTTGTCGGCGCCGTAGACCTCCTTGGCCTTGGCCTCGGTGATGCCCACGGACGCGACCTCCGGGTGGCAGTACGTCACCCGCGGCACACCGTCGTAGTCGATCGGCACGGCCTTGAGGCCGGCCAGCCGCTCCGCCACCAGGATGCCCTCGGCGAAACCGACGTGCGCGAGCTGGAGCGTGGGCACCAGGTCGCCGACGGCCGAGATGGTCGGCACGTTCGTCCGCATGTACTCGTCCACCAGGACGAAGCCGCGGTCCATCGCGACGCCCTGCTCCTCGTACCCGAGGTTCTGCGAGACCGGGCCGCGGCCGATCGCGACCAGCAGCACCTCGGCCTCGAAGGTCTTGCCGTCCGCCAGCGTCACCTTCACACCGTCGGCGGTGTACTCGGCGCTCTGGAAGAAGGTGCCCAGGTTGAACTTGATGCCGCGCTTGCGGAAGGCCCGCTCCAGCAGCTTCGAGCTGTTCTCGTCCTCGACCGGCACCAGGTGCGGCAGACCCTCGATGATGGTCACGTCGGTGCCGAAGGACTTCCACGCCGAGGCGAACTCGACGCCGATCACACCGCCGCCCAGCACGATCGCGGTCTGCGGGACCCGGTCGAGGGTCAGCGCGTGGTCCGAGGAGATGATCCGGTTGCCGTCGATGGACAGCCCGGGCAGCGAACGCGGTACGGAACCGGTCGCGAGCACCACGTGGCGGCCCTGGATCCGCTGTCCGTTCACATCGACCGAGGTCGGGGACGACAGCCGTCCCTCGCCCTCGATGTACGTCACCTTGCGCGAGGCCACCAGGCCCTGCAGGCCCTTGTAGAGGCCCGAGATCACGTCGTCCTTGTACTTGTGGACGGCGGCGATGTCGATGCCCTCGAAGGTGGCCTTCACGCCGAACTGCTCGCTCTCGCGAGCCTGGTCCGCGATCTCACCGGCGTGCAGCAGCGCCTTGGTGGGAATGCAGCCGTTGTGCAGACAGGTGCCCCCGAGCTTGTTCTTCTCGATCAGGGCGACGTCCAGTCCCAGCTGCGCAGCACGCAGCGCGGCTGCGTAGCCGCCACTGCCGCCGCCGAGGATCACTAGGTCGAAAACAGTGCTGGCGTCGTTCGCCACGTCACGTCCTCCATGCATGGGTTCGCCGGAGCCGGTCCACCATGACCGGGCGGCGGCTTTGGTTCGGCCGCTTTGTCTTAAAGGGGGCCCTGTCGTGCCGAGACAACATCTTCGCACTTCTCAGGGGCAAGCGGGCCACCGGGCCTGCCCGTGGGAACACCGCGTGCGGCCCCCGGCATGTCGCCGGGGGCCGCACGTGACACATCTCACCCGATCTTCACCGCCGGAGCGGCCGTCGCCCGATCAGAGCAGGTCGCCCTCGGCGGTCCGCCGGGCCAGCGCCACCAGGGTGCGTACGGCCGAGCCGGTGCCGCCCTTGGGGGTGTAGCCGAACGGGCCGCCCTCGTTGAAGGCCGGGCCCGCGATGTCCAGGTGCGCCCACGTGATGCCCTCGCCGACGAATTCCCGCAGGAAGAGCCCGGCGACCAGGCCGCCGCCGGGGCGCGAGCCCATGTTGGCGATGTCCGCGGTCGGGGAGTCGAAGCTCTTGCGCAGCTGCTGCGGCAGCGGCATCGGCCAGGAGTCCTCGCCCTCGGCCAGCGCCGCGGTGTGCACGGCGGTACGGAAACCGTCGTCGTTCGCCATGATCCCGAACCGGCCGTCGCCCAGCGCCAGCACCATCGCACCGGTCAGCGTGGCCACGTCCACGATCGCGTCCGGGGCCTCCTCCGACGCCCTGGCCAGCGCGTCGGCCAGCACCAGGCGGCCTTCGGCGTCGGTGTTCAGCACCTCGACCGTCTTGCCGCTGTACATCTTCAGGACGTCGCCGGGGCGGGTCGCGCCGCCGCCGGGCATGTTCTCGGCCAGCGCCAGCCAGCCGGTCACATTGACCGCCAGGCCCAGCCGGGCCGCCGCCACGACCGCGGAGAAGACCGCGGCGGCTCCGCTCATGTCGCACTTCATCGTCTCGTTGTGCCCCGGGGGCTTGAGCGAGATGCCGCCCGAGTCGTACGTGATGCCCTTGCCGACGAAGGCCAGCGTCCTGGTGGCCTTGGCGTGCGAGTACGCCACCCGCACCAGCCGCGGCGGCGTCGCCGAGCCCTGCCCGACGCCCATGATGCCGCCGTAGCCGCCCTTGAGCAGCGCCTTCTCGTCCAGCACCTCGACCTTCAGGCCGTACTCCTTGGCCGCGGTCTGCACCGCGGCGGCGAAGGCCTTCGGGTTCAGGTCGTTCGGCGGGGTGTTGATCAGGTCGCGCGCCCGGTTGACCTCCTCGGCCACCGCGGTCGCCCGCTCCGCCGCCGCCTTGTACGCCTTGTCGCGCGGCTTGGCCCCCACCACGGCGACCTCACCGAGCGGGCCCTTGCCCGAGTCGGCCTGATACGCCGTGAACGCGTACGCGCCGAGCAGCGCGCCCACCGCGACCGCCTCGACCTGCGCCGGGTCGCCCGCGGGCAGCGCGAACACCGCCTTCTTGGCTCCCGTCAGCGCCCGGGCTGCGGTCCCCGCGGCCTTGCGCAGCGCCTCGGGGTCGAACCCCGCACCCTCCTCGGGCGCGTCCCCCAGGCCCACCGCCACCACGACCGCGGCCTTTACGCCGTCCGGGGCGGGGAGCTTGGTCAGCTCGCCCTCGGCGCCGACCGCGCCGAGCGTCTCCAGCGTCGAGGCGAGCTTGCCGCCGAACGCGGCATCCACCGTTTCCGCCCCTGGGGCGAGCTGCGGGCCGCCCTTGGCGGCCTTGCTCACCCCCACGACGACGGCGTCCGCGCGCAGCGCTGCGGCGGCGGAGGTACTGAGTGTCAGAGCTGTCACGGTGGCTTAGGTCCTATTCGGTCGAGGTCCTTGTCGAAGGCCGGTGGATGGCCCGGCCGGGCCGTGCCCGCATCGTATTCCGCCACATCCTCGGGGCGTCCGCGGTGCCCATCGGCTGCGCCGAGCCTACGCTGAGCCCCTGCGGGGTGCGACGTAGTCGGCAGGTCCCCACCCGTGGGTTGTGCCCGCGCCTGGCGGCGCGGGGCGTCTCCCCCTGGGCTTCGCCTGGAGGCACCTTCGCTCGCCCGTGCGGGCATGGAACGGTCTCCCAGCGGTGATGCTGCAGCGTCGGCGACAGCCCGCCCGCGGGTGATGGTGTGCCGGGCAGGTCAAAAGCGTCCTCGGGGGAGGGTGCGGCGGGCGGTGCCCCCGGCTCGGCCCCCCACCTCACCCGCCCACGGGTCTGCGGACGCCGATGGCGGCGGAGGGGACGATCCGGGGGTGTCCCCGCAGGACTGCGCACAACTCCCGCAGGAACGTTTGCACAGAGCCGAGGTGCGCGGTCCGAGGAGATACCCCCGGAGCGGCAGCGACCCCACCCACCACCGGCACCCGCACCCGAAAAAAACCTTCCCCCTGAGCTTCGCCCGGGGGTACCCCCATGGGTGGGCGGGCGGGCAGAGAAAACCGATCAACGCAGCCCGAGCACAAGAAACGCAGCCGTACCCCCCACTTCGGCAACCGCCCCGAACACATCCCCCGTCACCCCGCCGAACCGCCGCCGGCACCTCCCCACCACGACCACCCCACCCCCCACCCCGACCAGCACCGCCACCCCGCACCGCACCGCCGTGAACCCGCCGAACCCCAGCCCCCCCGCGGCAGCGAACCCCGCACAGACGCCCACCACCACCGCCGCCAGCCCCCCCGGCACCACCCCGGCGACAGCCGCCCCGAGCCCGCCGGACCGCGCCGCCGGCACCCCGCGCCGGCACGCCACGACCAGAGCCGCCCGCGCGGCCACCGCGGAAAGCACGGCGGCCGCACCGCCGTAGACCCACCCGTGCCCGTAACAGGCCGCGGCGGACGCGACCTGCGCGAGCAGCGCGAAGACCAGGACGACGACCCCGAACGGCCCGATGTCCGACTGCTTCATGATCCGCAGCGCGTCCTCCGCCCCCTTGCCGGAGCCGAGCCCGTCCGCGGTGTCGGCGAGCCCGTCGAGGTGCAGGCCGCGGGTGAGGACGGCGGGCACCGCCACCGCGCCGACCGCCGCGAGCAGCGGCCCCGCGCCGAGCGCCACGAGCAGCCCGCCGCATATGGCGGCGGCCAGCCCGACGACGACTCCCACGAGCGGCGCGGCGAGCATGCCGCCGCGAGCCGCGCCCCGGTCCCAGCGGGTGAGCCGCACGGGCACGACGGTGAGCGTGCCGAAGGCGAACCGCAGGGCGTCCCGGGCCGAAGCGGGGGGAAGGCTGTCATCACTCACCGCGCGAGGCTATCCGCCCCACCTGCGAAGCCCGCCGTCAGAGTCCGCCGTCAGAGTCCGGCTCAGAGCCCCACCGCCCCGGGCCGGGTCCCGGGGGATCGGACGGGGGCGCAGGCGGAGAGGGAGAGGATCAGGGCCACGCCCGCCAGATGCTCGTAACCGGCCAGGTTGGGCAGCGAGACGACCTCGACCACCATCGCGAGGACGATCGCGGAGGTCGTCCACCACGCCCGGTAGCGCAGCGCCACGTGGACGCCGAGCGCGACGACCGCCGCGGACGGCCCGGTGTCGCGGACCAGGAGGTCGTGCGCGGGCAGGCCGAAGGGCCAGTGCGGTCCCGCCCACAGCGAATAGCGGGCGAAGCAGGTGCCGGCCAGGGTGGCGAGCAGGGCGACCGCGAGGGTCCGGCGCGGCCCCACCGTAATCTCCGCGATGCCGAAGACGACCACGACCTGGAGGACCAGCCCCCACATCGGCAGCGAGGGATCGGGCAGGAAGACCGACAGGGGCGTCCGCAGCAGCGCCTGCCACCAGGGCAGGCTGGCGTAGACACCGCCGAGCCGCTCGACCCAGCCGCTGGTGCCGCGCCCGTGCTGGAGCAGTTGCAGCACGAGGATGCCGGCGCAGGCGGTGAGGGTGACCGGGACGGCCCGCGCCCCGCGTGCCCGCAGCTCCCGCCCCGTGTCGCCGAGCACCGCAGCTAATTCGCCGAACAGCCGCATCACCCCGTGCCCCCGCCCGCCCCGGCGGCCGTCACCGCCGGCGCCCCCGCCACGGCCCGAGCGGGCCTCACCGCGGCTGCCGCCGCCCGAGCGGCGCGGGAAGCCGGGGTACGCCCAGGAAGCCCTCCGCGCGGGCGCCGGCGAGACCGATCCGCGGGAGTTCGCTCGACTTGCCGAAGAGGACATAGCGGGGCTCCCAGATCGGCCGGAATTTGGCGTTGGCGCGGTAGAGCGATTCGATCTGCCACCAGCGTGAGAAGAACGTCAGCAGCGAGTACCACAGCCGCAGCACAGGACCGGCGCCGAGCCGCGAGCCGCGTTCGAAGACCGACCTGAACATCGCGAAGTTCAGCGAGATCTGCTCGACCCCCAGCTCGCCGGCCCGCTGGATCAGCTCGATGACCATGAACTCGATCAGGCCGTTGTCCGAGCCGCGGTCGCGCCGCATGAGGTCGAGCGACAGGCCGTGCGGCCCCCACGGCACAAAGCTCAGCAGCGCCCGCGGCCTGCCCTCGCCGTCCGCGCACTCGACCATCACGCACTGCCCGTCCGCGGGGTCGCCGAGCCGCCCGAGCGCCATGGAGAAGCCGCGTTCCGTCTGCCCGTCGCGCCAGTCGTCGGCGCGTTCCAGCAGCGCGGTCAGCTCGGCCGGCGGGATGTCGGCGTGCCGTCTGACGCGTACGGCGCAGCCGGACCGCCCGACCCGGTTGTGCGCCTGCCTGACCGAACGCATCGCGCGGCCGTCGAGGCTGAAGCCGGCGGTCTCCACGATGGCCTCGTCGCCGAGTTCGAGCGCGTCGAGGCCGTGCCGGGCGTAGACGGTGCCGGCCTCCTGGCTGGCGCCCATCACGGCCGGTACCCAGGCGTGGTCCCTGGCCTCGTTCAGCCACGCGTCGATGGCGCCGGGCCAGGCCTCGGGGTCGCCGATCGGGTCGCCCGACGCGAGCGAGACCCCGCCGAGCACCCGGTAGGCGATGGCGGACTTGCCGCTCGGCGACCAGATCACGCTCTTGTCGCGGCGCAGCGCGAAATAGCCGAGGGAGTCGCGCTCGCCGTACTTGTCGAGCAGGGTGCGCAGCCGCGCGTCGTCCTCGGTGCACAGCAAGGCCGTGCCGCGCGGGGAGCGGAAGGCGACGAAGAGGACCAGGAGGAAGAGCAGGGTGCTCATGACGTTGATCGCCACGTCCACCCAGCCGGGGGTGGAGAGGGTCATGAAGGCGCTGTCGTCCGGGACCAGCGAGACCAGCCGCAGCAGGGCGTAGCCGAAGCTGTCGCCGAAGGTGGCGACGTGCTGGGAGTCGGTCGCCGAGACCAGGGCCGTGCCGATGAGCGCGGCCAGGACGAGGCCGACGGCGGCGACCATCGCGGCATGCCACGGGTTGCCGGGGTCGCCCGTGGCGCGGAATCGGCGCCGCCCGACGAGCAGCGCGGCCAGGAAGGCGCCGGTCAGCGCGAGCGACACCCAGTTCTGGGCGTGCTCGTAGATGTCGGGCCACACCATGCTCAGCGCCAGCGCGGCGAGGAACAGGCCGCACAGCACGAGGTTGAGGATCCAGGCGGCCCGCTTGCGGCGTCGCATGGTGACGGCGAGGAAGAGGGCGACGGCGCCCGAGGTGTAACCCGCCGTCAGGAGATACGGGGTGAAGTAGTCCTGCGCATTGTGCCGCCGGATGTCGGCGCCGAAGGACACCCAGAAGGCGCCGAGGAAATTCAGCGCGGCCACGGCACGCAGGTACCAGACGGTGAACAGCGCGGCGCGCGGCGCCAGGCGACGTCCTGGCCGTGGACCACGGCCGGCCCCCGCGCTGCCGGTTCCCATGCCTGGGAAGCATAGGGCGTATTGTCTGATTTAAGACATTACGCTCCGGCGTGTCGGGAAGGTGCGGGGGCTACGCCTCCGCGGCCTCCTCCGAGGGCTCCTCGGCGGCTTCCCCGGCCGCCTCCTCCACGGTTCCCGCTTCCGGGGGGAGTTCGGCCGACAGGGCCGCCGCGGCCTGGAGCAGCGGCAGCGCGAGCAGTGCGCCGACGCCGCCGCCCACCCGGATGCCGTGGTCGAGCAGCGGGTCGAGCGAGACCCGGTCCAGCGCCTTGGCCTGGCCCGGCTCGCCGGTGGCGTGGCCGGCCAGCCACCAGTCCGGCGCCCGGAAGGCGACGCGCTGGCCGACCAGCGCGCACGCCGCGCCGACGACTCCGTCGAGCACCACCGGCAGCTTGCGTACCGCCGCCTGGAGCAGGAAGCCGGTCATCGCGGCGAAGTCGGCGCCGCCGACGGTGGCGAGCAGCGCGATCTGGTCGCCCAGCACCGGGCGCGCCCGGCGCAGCGCGTCCCGGATCGCGGCGCACTTGCGCATCCAGGCCAGGTCGTCGATGCCGGATCCGCGGCCGGTGACCACGGAGGCGTCGGTGCCGCACAGCGCGGCGATCAGCACGGCGGCCGGGGTCGTACCGCCGACACTCAGGTCGCCGAGCAGCACCAGGTCGGTGCCGGCGTCCGCGTGCCGGTCCGCCAGGTCCATCCCGGTGCGGAAGGCCTGCTCGGCCTCCTCCCGGGTCAGCGCGTCCTCGACGTCGATACGCCCCGAGCCGCGGCGCACCCGATACGCCGTCACCTCGCCGGGCAGGTCCGCCGGATCGCAGTCCAGCGCCATGTCGATGACGTCGACCGGTACGCCGAACCGGCGGGCGATCACGTTCACCGGGGCCGTGCCGTCGATCGCGGCCCGCGCCAGGGCACTTGCCGTGCCGGGCTTTCTGGCCGAGACGTCGCGTTCCGCGATGCCGTGGTCGGCGGCGAAGAGCAGCACGCGGGGGGAGGTGAGGGGGCGTACCGGCACGACGCCCTGTACGGCGGCCAGCCAGTCCGCCAACTCCGCGGTCTTTCCCAGGCCCTCGGCGGGCCGTACGAGGGCCTGCCACCTCTCCGCCGAGTCGCGCCGCGGGCTTGCGTCGGGGCGCTCCACGAGGGAGCCGAAGTCGTCGAGCTCGATGCCACTCACGCGCCGAACAGTACCGTCCACCGGCCTGGCCCGGCTCTCTGGGGCCTCCAGCCCCACCCCTCCGCCGGCGCGGGCTCGGGGGTGCCGCTCCGCTGGCGCGGGGCGGGGGGGGGTCTGGCGGTTCCCCTTCGGCGGGGGGTGCCTCTCCGCTGGCGCGGGGCTGGGGTGCCGGCTGCGTCGGTGGGTGCGCTTCCCGCTGGCGCGGGGCTGGGGTTCTGGCGGTTCGCCTGCGTCAGGGGGTGCCTCTCCGCTGGCGCGGGGCTGGGGTGCCGGCTGCGTCGGTGGGTGCGCTTCCGCCGGGGGCGGGGGGTCTGGCGGTTCCCCTTCGGCGGGGGTGCCCACCAGGGGCGCGGGGAACTGCGCGCTCAGCCGTCCACCGGCCGGTGGTCCGGATCGGACCGAAGTGACCCTTCGGGTCGGTGACGACCCGCGCGCCGGTGGGGGCTGGGGGCGCAGTTCCCCGCGCCCCTGGGGTGGTGCGGTCCGTCCGCACGTGACGGTCGTGGTGGGGTGCTCGCGCCGTTCCTCGCGCCCCTGCGGGGCACGTCCCGCCGGGCGGACAGCGCGCGGCATCGTGGCTGGTCGCGCAGTTCCTCGCGCCCCTGCGGGGATGCGGCCATGGGCGGATGGGCTAGCGGAGGGGGAGGGGGAGGCCGGCCGTGACGAGGAGGACGTGGTCGGACTCCGCCGCCATCGCAGCGTTGAGCCGCCCCAGCTCGTCGCGGAAGCGACGCCCCGCCGGGGTGGCGGGGACGACCCCCGACCCGACCTCGTTCGAGACGGCCACGGCGGTGCGACGGGTCGCACGCCACGCCGCGGCGAGCTCAGCGGCGCGAGCCCGCACGCGTCGCGCACCCCCATTGCGCCAGACATCGTCGTCCCAGGCGTTCGCCGCGTCGAGGACGCCGGTGAGCCACAGGGCGAGGCAGTCGATGAGCACGGGCGGCCCGGAGGCGTCGGCGAGGAGCGGGAGGAGGTCGCGGGTCTCCAGGGTGCGCCAGCCGACCGGGCGGCGCTCACGGTGCAGGGCGACCCGGTCGGCCCAGTCGGCGTCACCCTCGCGGGTACCGCCGGTGGCGACGTAGAGGACGTCGGGGAAAGCGGCGAGGCGGCGCTCGGCCTCGGCGGACTTGCCGGAGCGGGCGCCGCCCAGCACAAGGGTGCGCCGCGGTACATCGGGCACGGCGTGATAGTCGCCGACGACCAGCGTCGTCCCGTCGGGCACGGCCCTGGCGCCGTACGCGGCCAGCCGCCGGCCCAGCTCGGGCTGCGGCGGCGCGTCGTGGCCGACATGGACGGCGACGACGTCGGTCGTACGGGTCACCGCGCCCGCCGCCCGCAGC is a window of Streptomyces sp. NBC_01477 DNA encoding:
- a CDS encoding leucyl aminopeptidase, whose amino-acid sequence is MTALTLSTSAAAALRADAVVVGVSKAAKGGPQLAPGAETVDAAFGGKLASTLETLGAVGAEGELTKLPAPDGVKAAVVVAVGLGDAPEEGAGFDPEALRKAAGTAARALTGAKKAVFALPAGDPAQVEAVAVGALLGAYAFTAYQADSGKGPLGEVAVVGAKPRDKAYKAAAERATAVAEEVNRARDLINTPPNDLNPKAFAAAVQTAAKEYGLKVEVLDEKALLKGGYGGIMGVGQGSATPPRLVRVAYSHAKATRTLAFVGKGITYDSGGISLKPPGHNETMKCDMSGAAAVFSAVVAAARLGLAVNVTGWLALAENMPGGGATRPGDVLKMYSGKTVEVLNTDAEGRLVLADALARASEEAPDAIVDVATLTGAMVLALGDGRFGIMANDDGFRTAVHTAALAEGEDSWPMPLPQQLRKSFDSPTADIANMGSRPGGGLVAGLFLREFVGEGITWAHLDIAGPAFNEGGPFGYTPKGGTGSAVRTLVALARRTAEGDLL
- the lpdA gene encoding dihydrolipoyl dehydrogenase yields the protein MANDASTVFDLVILGGGSGGYAAALRAAQLGLDVALIEKNKLGGTCLHNGCIPTKALLHAGEIADQARESEQFGVKATFEGIDIAAVHKYKDDVISGLYKGLQGLVASRKVTYIEGEGRLSSPTSVDVNGQRIQGRHVVLATGSVPRSLPGLSIDGNRIISSDHALTLDRVPQTAIVLGGGVIGVEFASAWKSFGTDVTIIEGLPHLVPVEDENSSKLLERAFRKRGIKFNLGTFFQSAEYTADGVKVTLADGKTFEAEVLLVAIGRGPVSQNLGYEEQGVAMDRGFVLVDEYMRTNVPTISAVGDLVPTLQLAHVGFAEGILVAERLAGLKAVPIDYDGVPRVTYCHPEVASVGITEAKAKEVYGADKVVTLKYNLAGNGKSKILKTAGEIKLVQVRDGAVVGVHLVGDRMGEQVGEAQLIYNWEALPAEVAQLIHAHPTQNEAMGEAHLALAGKPLHSHD
- a CDS encoding bifunctional adenosylcobinamide kinase/adenosylcobinamide-phosphate guanylyltransferase, with the translated sequence MEATLLGTAGPEGLPIPDCPCAACALAVGAGGRAPSAVLVDGVVLLDLTPGVALAAARAGRSLAGLRLVLLSHPHDGPAVEIPAGLPAPTRVPDGQRLTLITGHKVRAVPMDAPGTGYAVESPDGLRLLYVPPGCSPAGLDGSDEPPYHLVLLDAVGRPDALARLRAAGAVTRTTDVVAVHVGHDAPPQPELGRRLAAYGARAVPDGTTLVVGDYHAVPDVPRRTLVLGGARSGKSAEAERRLAAFPDVLYVATGGTREGDADWADRVALHRERRPVGWRTLETRDLLPLLADASGPPVLIDCLALWLTGVLDAANAWDDDVWRNGGARRVRARAAELAAAWRATRRTAVAVSNEVGSGVVPATPAGRRFRDELGRLNAAMAAESDHVLLVTAGLPLPLR
- a CDS encoding phosphatidylglycerol lysyltransferase domain-containing protein, whose product is MGTGSAGAGRGPRPGRRLAPRAALFTVWYLRAVAALNFLGAFWVSFGADIRRHNAQDYFTPYLLTAGYTSGAVALFLAVTMRRRKRAAWILNLVLCGLFLAALALSMVWPDIYEHAQNWVSLALTGAFLAALLVGRRRFRATGDPGNPWHAAMVAAVGLVLAALIGTALVSATDSQHVATFGDSFGYALLRLVSLVPDDSAFMTLSTPGWVDVAINVMSTLLFLLVLFVAFRSPRGTALLCTEDDARLRTLLDKYGERDSLGYFALRRDKSVIWSPSGKSAIAYRVLGGVSLASGDPIGDPEAWPGAIDAWLNEARDHAWVPAVMGASQEAGTVYARHGLDALELGDEAIVETAGFSLDGRAMRSVRQAHNRVGRSGCAVRVRRHADIPPAELTALLERADDWRDGQTERGFSMALGRLGDPADGQCVMVECADGEGRPRALLSFVPWGPHGLSLDLMRRDRGSDNGLIEFMVIELIQRAGELGVEQISLNFAMFRSVFERGSRLGAGPVLRLWYSLLTFFSRWWQIESLYRANAKFRPIWEPRYVLFGKSSELPRIGLAGARAEGFLGVPRLPAPLGRRQPR
- the sucB gene encoding 2-oxoglutarate dehydrogenase, E2 component, dihydrolipoamide succinyltransferase, with the protein product MAVSVTLPALGESVTEGTVTRWLKAEGERVEADEPLLEVSTDKVDTEIPSPASGTLASIKVAEDETVEVGAELAIIDDGSGGAPAATPAPAAEPEPKAEAQPAQEAPTAPSTETEAPAPAPTAEATAGSSGASGTDVVLPALGESVTEGTVTRWLKAVGESVEADEPLLEVSTDKVDTEIPSPVAGTLLEILVEEDGTAEVGARLAVIGDAGAAPAAAPAPAAPAPAPEAPAPAAPAPAPEAPPAPAPAAPEPAPAAPAPAPAQAQAPAPAPVAPAAPAPAATGDDGAYVTPLVRKLAAENGVNLGSVRGTGVGGRIRKQDVIAAAEAAKAAAAASAAAPAPAAAAPKAAAAVSPLRGQTVKMTRMRKVIGDNMMKALHSQAQLTTVVEVDVTRVMRLRAQAKDAFAAREGVKLSPMPFYVKAAAQALKAHPVINARINADEGTITYFDSENIGIAVDSEKGLMTPVIKGAGDLNIAGIAKKTAELAANVRASKITPDDLAGATFTISNTGSRGALFDTVIVPPNQAAILGIGATVKRPAVVETPEGTVIGVRDMTFLALSYDHRLVDGADAARYLTAVKEILEAGEFEVELGL
- the cobT gene encoding nicotinate-nucleotide--dimethylbenzimidazole phosphoribosyltransferase, which encodes MSGIELDDFGSLVERPDASPRRDSAERWQALVRPAEGLGKTAELADWLAAVQGVVPVRPLTSPRVLLFAADHGIAERDVSARKPGTASALARAAIDGTAPVNVIARRFGVPVDVIDMALDCDPADLPGEVTAYRVRRGSGRIDVEDALTREEAEQAFRTGMDLADRHADAGTDLVLLGDLSVGGTTPAAVLIAALCGTDASVVTGRGSGIDDLAWMRKCAAIRDALRRARPVLGDQIALLATVGGADFAAMTGFLLQAAVRKLPVVLDGVVGAACALVGQRVAFRAPDWWLAGHATGEPGQAKALDRVSLDPLLDHGIRVGGGVGALLALPLLQAAAALSAELPPEAGTVEEAAGEAAEEPSEEAAEA
- a CDS encoding adenosylcobinamide-GDP ribazoletransferase, which produces MSDDSLPPASARDALRFAFGTLTVVPVRLTRWDRGAARGGMLAAPLVGVVVGLAAAICGGLLVALGAGPLLAAVGAVAVPAVLTRGLHLDGLADTADGLGSGKGAEDALRIMKQSDIGPFGVVVLVFALLAQVASAAACYGHGWVYGGAAAVLSAVAARAALVVACRRGVPAARSGGLGAAVAGVVPGGLAAVVVGVCAGFAAAGGLGFGGFTAVRCGVAVLVGVGGGVVVVGRCRRRFGGVTGDVFGAVAEVGGTAAFLVLGLR